From the Garra rufa chromosome 17, GarRuf1.0, whole genome shotgun sequence genome, one window contains:
- the sacm1la gene encoding phosphatidylinositol-3-phosphatase SAC1-A, with translation MATAYERFNLHATPEKFYIEACDDGANDVLVIDRVSTEMTLAGVKDIPPSGVTRPICGVMGTVRLVAGMYLIVITRKKKVGDLFGHTVWKAVEFDVISYKKTILHLTDIQMQDNKTFLSMISNVLNTDGFYFCTDYDLTHTQQRLSNTSPDFQEMSLLERADQRFMWNGNLLREITAQPELHKFAFPVIHGYIVMKPCCINGKVFEWILISRRSCFRAGVRYYVRGIDSEGHAANFVETEQIVQYNNGRASFVQTRGSMPFFWSQRPNLRYKPKPQISNDTNHMDGFRRHFESQVLIYGKQVILNLVNQKGSELPLEQAFAKMVNGMENGLIKYIAFDFHKECSKMRWHRLQILVDAVSDMQDEFGYFMVSSDGKVTSEQSGTFRSNCMDCLDRTNVIQSLLARRSLQSQLQRMGVLHVGQKIEEQADFEKIYKNAWADNANACAKQYAGTGALKTDFTRTGKRTQWGLVMDGWNSMIRYYKNNFSDGFRQDSIDLFLGNYTVDETDGLMPLHVQKDWKFLLLPVIMVVAFSMCIICLLMAGDTWTETLAYVLFWGMASALTAAVIVVNGRDFVDAPKLVQKEKKD, from the exons GCATGCAACACCTGAGAAGTTCTACATTGAGGCCTGTGATGATGGAGCTAATGATGTGCTGGTCATTGATAGGGTCTCCACCGAGATGACCCTCGCAG GTGTTAAGGACATCCCGCCGTCAGGTGTAACCAGGCCCATTTGTGGAGTCATGGGAACTGTTCGCTTGGTGGCTG GGATGTACCTCATCGTCATCACCCGCAAAAAAAAAGTGGGCGACCTGTTTGGCCACACTGTGTGGAAAGCGGTGGAGTTTGATGTGATTTCTTATAAGAAGACCATTTTGCACCTCACAGATATTCAG ATGCAGGACAACAAGACGTTTCTGTCTATGATCAGCAATGTACTCAACACAGATGGTTTCTACTTCTGCACGGACTATGACCTGACCCACACCCAGCAGCGGCTGTCCAACACCAGCCCGGACTTCCAGGAGATGAGCCTGCTGGAGAGG GCAGACCAGAGATTCATGTGGAATGGAAACCTGTTAAGAGAAATAACTGCACAGCCTGAG CTCCATAAATTTGCTTTTCCTGTCATCCACGGAT ATATTGTGATGAAACCGTGCTGCATCAACGGGAAGGTCTTTGAGTGGATCCTCATCTCTAGACGAAGCTGTTTCAGAGCTGGGGTCCGATATTACGTCAGAG GCATTGACTCTGAAGGACATGCTGCTAACTTTGTGGAGACAGAACAGATAGTCCAGTACAATAATGGCAGGGCGTCCTTTGTGCAG ACTCGAGGCTCCATGCCCTTTTTCTGGTCTCAAAGACCCAACCTGAGATACAAGCCCAAGCCACAGATAAGCAATGACACCAATCAT ATGGATGGATTCAGGAGGCATTTTGAGTCACAGGTTCTCATTTATGGCAAACAAGTCATTCTAAATTTG GTGAATCAGAAAGGATCTGAACTGCCCCTTGAACAGGCCTTCGCAAAAATGGTTAACGGCATGGAAAACGGACTCATCAA GTACATAGCATTTGACTTTCACAAGGAGTGCAGTAAGATGAGATGGCATCGCCTCCAGATTCTCGTTGATGCCGTTTCTGACATGCAAGACGAGTTTGG GTACTTCATGGTGAGCTCAGACGGGAAGGTGACATCCGAGCAGTCTGGAACCTTCCGCAGCAACTGCATGGACTGTCTGGACCGCACCAACGTCATTCAGAGCCTGCTGGCCAGACGCTCCCTACAGAGCCAGCTACAG AGGATGGGTGTCCTCCATGTTGGCCAGAAAATTGAGGAACAGGCTGATTTTGAGAAGATTTATAAGAACG cgtGGGCAGACAATGCCAATGCTTGTGCTAAACAGTACGCAGGAACCGGAGCCCTGAAAACCGACTTCACCAG AACCGGGAAGAGGACTCAATGGGGCTTGGTAATGGATGGCTGGAACTCAATGATCCGTTACTACAAGAACAATTTCTCAGATGGGTTCAGACAA GACTCCATCGATCTCTTCCTCGGGAACTATACAGTGGATGAAACCGATGGCTTGATGCCTTTGCACGTGCAGAAGGACTGGAAGTTCCTCTTG CTTCCTGTTATTATGGTGGTGGCGTTCTCCATGTGCATCATCTGTCTCCTAATGGCTG GTGACACTTGGACGGAGACCCTGGCGTATGTGTTATTCTGGGGAATGGCCAGTGCTCTTACAGCCGCTGTCATCGTGGTCAACGGACGGGATTTTGTTGATGCACCGAAGCTGGTCCAAAAAGAGAAGAAGGATTGA